In Hydrogenispora ethanolica, one genomic interval encodes:
- a CDS encoding Fur family transcriptional regulator — protein sequence MDRQWEKLKESGYRLTKKRSEILEAFEEGSALSADDIYQKVNRHCKVNRGTVYRNLNCLLKMNLVRKVNSLDQADRYELVSHHCQHVLECVQCGATVMFSECIFDQMEEEIASKTGYEIKQHHIEMYGMCPACRHKT from the coding sequence ATGGATCGCCAATGGGAAAAGCTGAAGGAGAGCGGTTACCGTCTCACCAAAAAGCGGTCTGAGATCCTGGAAGCATTCGAAGAGGGCTCCGCCCTCAGCGCCGACGATATTTATCAGAAAGTGAACCGGCATTGTAAAGTCAACCGCGGCACCGTCTACCGCAATCTCAATTGCCTGCTCAAGATGAACCTGGTGCGCAAGGTCAACAGCCTCGATCAGGCGGACCGTTACGAGCTGGTGAGCCATCATTGCCAGCACGTTTTGGAATGCGTCCAGTGCGGCGCCACCGTCATGTTTTCGGAGTGCATCTTCGACCAGATGGAGGAGGAGATCGCCTCCAAAACCGGTTATGAGATCAAGCAGCACCACATCGAGATGTACGGCATGTGTCCGGCGTGCCGGCACAAGACCTGA
- a CDS encoding response regulator, whose product MLTMLIVDDEYWVRMGIRETIHWESHGFQIIGEAGNGREGLAAAAALTPDIIITDIRMPLMDGVEFMAELRAVGIDSRIIVLSGYEEFDYARSAIRFGASAYLLKPIENQQLVETVLSVGGSIQEARKAKQHYDELKEELPAIQKQFILDLLAGSGGAETALRAKWNRLELPLSFENPMVLVLKPLDLRLLTRQFSREQLEAFGATLQERFAAVFFGPWGFRGMVLDKNNEEIIGIIQADHYEEMPIATVKAACRELLAQLSQSLGREYPLTIGIGGPAPALTGLSGAYQEALTACEHRGLPGLSRVYWAKDDGVGDCHPLVKAAVAYLRQHLEREITVELVARELFVSPSHLMHLFKAELGKTFNDCLVEYRIERAKELLRENSYKIYEVCAKVGYNDTKYFSQLFKKVTGFSPSEYGKITS is encoded by the coding sequence ATGTTAACGATGTTGATCGTGGATGACGAGTACTGGGTGCGCATGGGCATTCGGGAGACCATCCACTGGGAGAGCCATGGTTTTCAGATCATCGGCGAGGCCGGCAACGGCAGGGAGGGCTTGGCGGCGGCCGCCGCCCTGACGCCCGATATCATCATTACCGATATCCGGATGCCGTTGATGGACGGCGTGGAATTCATGGCCGAGCTGCGCGCCGTGGGGATCGACTCCAGGATTATCGTCTTGAGCGGGTATGAGGAGTTTGATTACGCCCGGTCGGCGATCCGTTTCGGGGCCTCGGCCTATCTCCTGAAGCCTATTGAGAACCAGCAGCTGGTCGAGACGGTTTTGAGCGTCGGCGGGAGCATCCAGGAGGCCCGGAAGGCAAAACAGCATTATGACGAGCTCAAAGAGGAGCTCCCGGCTATTCAGAAGCAGTTCATCCTCGATCTGCTCGCCGGGTCCGGCGGCGCCGAAACGGCCTTGCGGGCCAAGTGGAACCGCCTGGAATTGCCGCTCTCCTTTGAGAATCCGATGGTGCTGGTCCTGAAGCCGCTTGATCTCCGGCTGTTGACCCGGCAGTTCTCCCGGGAGCAGTTGGAAGCGTTCGGCGCGACGCTGCAGGAACGGTTCGCCGCGGTCTTCTTCGGCCCTTGGGGTTTCCGCGGCATGGTGCTGGACAAGAATAACGAGGAGATCATCGGCATCATCCAGGCGGACCATTACGAGGAAATGCCCATCGCCACGGTCAAAGCCGCCTGCCGGGAGCTGTTGGCCCAACTCTCACAGTCCTTGGGCAGGGAATATCCGCTGACGATCGGCATCGGCGGACCGGCTCCCGCTCTGACCGGCCTGAGCGGGGCCTATCAGGAGGCCCTGACGGCTTGCGAACACCGGGGGCTGCCCGGCCTCAGCCGGGTTTACTGGGCCAAGGACGACGGGGTGGGAGATTGCCATCCGCTGGTCAAGGCGGCCGTGGCCTATCTGCGGCAGCATTTGGAGCGGGAGATCACCGTGGAACTGGTGGCCAGGGAGTTGTTTGTCAGTCCGTCCCACCTGATGCATTTGTTCAAGGCAGAGCTGGGCAAGACCTTCAATGATTGCCTGGTGGAGTACAGGATCGAACGGGCCAAGGAATTGCTGAGGGAGAACAGCTACAAGATCTACGAGGTCTGCGCCAAAGTCGGCTACAACGACACCAAGTACTTCAGTCAGCTCTTTAAGAAAGTCACCGGTTTCAGCCCCAGCGAATACGGAAAAATTACCTCCTGA
- a CDS encoding cache domain-containing sensor histidine kinase, whose translation MWTLFSALRQFKIRNRLVILLLVALLVSTGSVIVISRMVAQSLLQNYLADYVESTQNEIAASVGMIVDEIHLLAARLTVNNGIYHLFNRERQLSFAARSRRLRQLLDGLLVHKEIVGAIYIVNRENRIYEYVPAGPMIQRPDLLDIHQVRSSALPIWGSVKKDTAGDAYIVFGRKFDNFYTGEALGELFIYIRQSAFHEMYRKMVPEGGFSFIIADDQRVISHPDPAQIGKVYFDTSLFHTDRPFSYKNSRYRGERVIVAIRQFDDHLKRLGIHWKIVSVISERRLFRAIARINRLVLLIGSAILLAAILAAVYFAFQITRSVARLRDKLEAFGKGGPPPAAGGGPARDEIAVLEESYDKMVLRIQDLIHKNNLEKEKQRELELTALQAQINPHFIYNTLDAIGWIAKLKRQPEIEKLVIALATFFRISLHKGDKFITVEEEIQLVQSFVTIEQMRFPGKLAADYRIDPAIRSLPILKIILQPLVENAIKHGIHPKDGPGRIEVKGYRDGDAIVFEVTDDGVGFTADFHSRSAAARNKYGGYGLRNVNERIRLEYGPGYGVSLQSEPGRGTTVTVRVGAPQDPAREEETAGS comes from the coding sequence ATGTGGACGCTCTTCAGCGCTTTACGCCAATTCAAGATCCGGAACCGGCTGGTCATCCTGCTGCTGGTGGCGCTGCTCGTCTCCACCGGGTCGGTCATCGTCATCTCCCGGATGGTGGCTCAATCGCTCCTCCAAAACTATCTGGCCGATTATGTGGAGTCGACTCAGAACGAGATCGCCGCCAGTGTGGGAATGATCGTGGACGAGATCCATCTTCTGGCGGCCCGGCTCACGGTGAATAACGGCATTTACCACCTTTTCAACCGGGAGCGTCAGCTCTCCTTCGCCGCCCGGAGCCGGCGGCTGCGGCAGCTCCTCGACGGCTTGCTGGTGCATAAGGAGATCGTCGGCGCCATTTATATCGTCAACCGGGAGAACCGGATCTACGAGTATGTCCCGGCCGGCCCGATGATTCAAAGGCCCGATCTGCTCGATATCCATCAGGTCCGCTCCTCGGCCCTGCCGATCTGGGGCAGCGTCAAGAAAGATACCGCCGGGGACGCCTATATCGTCTTCGGCCGCAAGTTCGATAATTTCTACACCGGCGAGGCCCTGGGCGAGCTGTTCATCTACATCCGGCAGTCCGCCTTCCACGAGATGTACCGCAAGATGGTTCCGGAAGGCGGTTTCTCCTTCATCATCGCCGACGACCAACGGGTGATCTCCCATCCCGATCCGGCCCAGATCGGCAAGGTCTACTTCGACACCTCGCTCTTCCACACCGACCGGCCTTTCAGCTACAAGAACTCCCGCTACCGCGGCGAGCGGGTCATCGTGGCCATCCGCCAGTTTGACGACCATCTGAAACGGCTGGGGATCCATTGGAAGATCGTCAGCGTCATCTCCGAGCGCCGCCTTTTCCGGGCGATCGCCCGGATCAACCGGCTGGTGCTGTTGATCGGCTCGGCCATTCTGCTGGCCGCCATTCTCGCGGCGGTTTATTTCGCCTTCCAGATCACCCGTTCGGTGGCGCGGCTCCGCGACAAGCTGGAGGCCTTCGGCAAGGGCGGCCCGCCGCCCGCCGCCGGTGGTGGCCCGGCCCGGGACGAGATCGCGGTGCTGGAAGAGAGTTACGACAAGATGGTGCTGCGGATTCAGGATTTGATTCACAAAAACAACCTGGAGAAGGAGAAACAGCGGGAACTGGAGCTGACCGCGCTGCAAGCCCAGATCAATCCCCACTTCATCTACAACACGCTGGATGCGATCGGCTGGATCGCCAAGCTGAAGCGGCAGCCGGAGATCGAGAAGCTGGTGATCGCGCTGGCCACCTTTTTCCGGATTAGCCTCCACAAAGGCGACAAATTCATCACGGTGGAGGAAGAGATCCAGCTGGTGCAGAGCTTTGTCACCATCGAGCAGATGCGTTTCCCCGGGAAGCTGGCCGCGGATTACCGGATCGACCCGGCCATTCGCTCCCTGCCGATCCTGAAGATCATTCTGCAGCCGCTGGTGGAAAATGCGATCAAGCACGGCATCCATCCCAAAGACGGCCCGGGGCGGATCGAGGTCAAAGGCTACCGGGACGGGGACGCGATCGTTTTCGAGGTGACCGATGACGGCGTGGGTTTCACCGCGGACTTCCATTCCCGGTCGGCGGCGGCCCGGAATAAGTACGGCGGTTATGGGCTGCGCAATGTCAACGAGCGGATCAGGCTGGAGTACGGGCCGGGGTACGGAGTGTCGCTTCAGAGCGAGCCGGGCCGGGGCACGACCGTTACCGTGAGAGTCGGCGCGCCGCAAGATCCGGCGCGGGAGGAAGAAACCGCCGGATCATAG
- a CDS encoding cache domain-containing protein, with product MFNRLEFKIRALIVTVISTSALITSVFLYCALRQNIIGHSVRLAVQYAEQQNRNAQLFLSLMEETAKLLLNDEDIIRALQNPNFNSSIVNKAIDKLNGIQTSSVSLTGMTIYGLNRAYYSSDSIDLAPNHRPTLEQLMQNSAFRCFATSAQQRLWWTHAPEARGRSGQNAILTLALKIVNPAGKRLGYVLLDMRTPSFFQFFADPRKGSGAYIMAGSRELFRAPYHRGLPVEPLRSRPKKNGPAKFFMDRFGRFLYIGFPISYSSDTIVKVLPLAGVRRQLFGFLLLLLLSNLAFIGGSVWVSRIISASITRPLNELLLKMQKTAPL from the coding sequence TTGTTTAACCGGCTTGAATTCAAGATCCGGGCCCTGATCGTGACGGTCATCTCCACCAGCGCTTTGATCACCAGCGTCTTTCTATACTGCGCCTTGCGCCAGAATATCATCGGCCATTCGGTCCGGCTGGCCGTCCAGTACGCCGAGCAACAGAACCGGAACGCCCAGCTCTTCTTGTCGCTGATGGAAGAGACCGCCAAACTGCTGCTCAATGACGAAGACATCATCCGGGCGTTGCAAAACCCCAACTTCAACAGCTCGATCGTGAACAAAGCCATTGACAAGCTGAACGGCATCCAGACCTCGAGCGTATCCTTGACCGGAATGACGATCTACGGTCTCAACCGCGCCTATTACTCGTCGGACTCGATCGATCTGGCGCCGAACCACCGGCCCACGCTGGAACAGCTGATGCAAAACAGCGCGTTCCGTTGCTTTGCAACCTCCGCTCAACAACGCTTGTGGTGGACTCATGCTCCGGAGGCGCGGGGCCGCTCCGGGCAGAACGCCATTCTGACGCTGGCGCTGAAGATCGTCAATCCCGCCGGGAAACGCCTCGGTTATGTGCTTCTGGATATGCGCACCCCGTCCTTCTTTCAGTTCTTCGCCGACCCCAGGAAGGGGAGCGGCGCCTATATCATGGCCGGTTCCCGGGAGTTGTTCCGGGCCCCCTACCATCGCGGCCTGCCCGTTGAACCCCTCCGCAGCCGGCCAAAGAAAAACGGCCCCGCCAAATTCTTCATGGACCGTTTCGGACGCTTCCTCTATATCGGCTTTCCCATCTCCTACTCCTCCGATACCATCGTCAAAGTGCTGCCCCTGGCCGGCGTCCGGCGGCAGTTGTTCGGCTTCCTCCTGCTGCTGCTCCTGTCCAACCTGGCCTTCATCGGCGGCTCCGTCTGGGTCAGCCGCATCATCTCCGCCAGCATCACCCGCCCTTTGAACGAATTGCTGCTGAAGATGCAGAAAACCGCGCCGCTATGA
- a CDS encoding ABC transporter substrate-binding protein, with translation MSRKIGLFGCGVILLACVALLVAGYRDKEPPSQPVTITVGDWPREDDPRRSAWNKYVKIMRDQYRVTVVPDEWSYSTTSFLPRAAAGKLPTIFNTWFTEPQKIIEAGYAADITPVLQKRGWDREFEPEILRLVQKDGRIYGVPKESYLMGLMCNLKLFRAAGLVGPDGLPQIPRTYEELAQTARRIREKTGRPGFLLETSGKGGGWHFMNIAWSYGAEFERKVAGKWRAVFNSPAATAALQYVKDLKWRYDVLPDQTFIDWSKGQELIATGQCAMKFDVGFDHDGFYYVIDNYGMKKADIAMGAIPAGPRGRVGLQGGDMYMFAPDASPEQIDAALQWLQLLGFGPTLSKRDLRYKALAYRRDNASGYVVGNSGVPVWLRQQATNRRIRSKYVNVNLALFQEYLNFDRVRMHPEEPINCQELYKILDRVIQTVLTDPRADPGALLDRAAAEFQTEYLDKSKR, from the coding sequence ATGTCGCGCAAAATCGGGCTGTTCGGTTGTGGCGTGATCCTGTTGGCATGCGTTGCGCTGCTTGTCGCGGGCTACCGGGATAAGGAACCGCCGTCCCAACCGGTGACCATTACCGTGGGCGACTGGCCCAGGGAGGATGACCCGCGCCGGAGCGCCTGGAACAAGTATGTCAAAATCATGCGCGATCAGTATCGGGTCACCGTGGTGCCGGATGAATGGTCCTATTCGACCACCTCGTTTCTGCCGCGCGCCGCCGCCGGAAAACTGCCGACCATCTTCAACACCTGGTTCACCGAGCCTCAAAAGATCATCGAAGCCGGATACGCGGCCGATATCACGCCGGTGTTGCAAAAACGCGGCTGGGACCGGGAGTTTGAGCCGGAGATTCTGCGGCTGGTCCAAAAGGACGGCAGAATATACGGGGTGCCGAAAGAAAGCTATCTGATGGGACTGATGTGCAACCTCAAGCTGTTCCGGGCCGCGGGCCTGGTCGGTCCGGACGGCCTGCCGCAGATCCCCCGGACCTATGAGGAACTGGCGCAGACCGCCCGGCGGATCAGGGAGAAGACCGGCCGGCCCGGATTTCTCCTCGAAACCAGCGGCAAGGGCGGCGGCTGGCATTTCATGAATATCGCCTGGAGCTATGGCGCGGAATTTGAGCGAAAAGTGGCCGGCAAATGGCGGGCGGTCTTCAACTCTCCCGCAGCGACGGCGGCCCTGCAATATGTGAAGGATCTCAAGTGGCGCTACGACGTGCTGCCGGATCAGACCTTCATCGACTGGTCCAAGGGCCAGGAGCTGATCGCCACCGGCCAGTGCGCGATGAAGTTCGATGTCGGCTTTGATCATGACGGCTTTTACTATGTCATCGACAATTACGGGATGAAAAAAGCGGATATCGCCATGGGCGCCATCCCCGCCGGACCCCGGGGCCGGGTGGGGCTGCAGGGCGGGGACATGTACATGTTCGCGCCGGACGCCAGCCCCGAGCAGATCGACGCGGCGCTGCAATGGCTGCAGCTGTTGGGCTTCGGGCCCACGCTGTCGAAGCGGGATCTGCGGTACAAGGCCCTGGCCTACCGGCGGGACAATGCCTCCGGCTATGTGGTCGGCAATTCGGGCGTCCCGGTCTGGCTGCGCCAGCAGGCGACCAACCGCCGGATCCGTTCTAAGTACGTCAATGTGAATCTGGCGCTTTTTCAGGAGTATCTGAATTTTGACCGGGTGCGGATGCATCCCGAGGAACCCATCAATTGCCAGGAATTGTACAAAATTCTGGATCGCGTCATTCAGACGGTGCTGACGGATCCCCGGGCCGACCCGGGAGCGCTGCTCGATCGGGCGGCGGCCGAATTTCAAACGGAGTATCTGGACAAATCCAAGCGCTGA
- a CDS encoding glycoside hydrolase family 65 protein, with translation MPKVANRYLEVDPWRIIEKSFHPEQSLVSESIFALANEYLGVRGYFEEGYSGQRLVGSYCNGFYEEAPVAQAASYKGFIHKTRFMVNTVDWLWLKIRLAGETLDLARSAVSDFQRVLDLRTGLLEREFIWRARNGQALRISLQRLVSMTHPHLGWQRIRLTPLNFSGPVELEAGLDFAPVHEEKGENFWSCPRRELRDDGVAVLGQTIHLGRRLFAAFKLHLPPAVTTQPVEREKYSGLGFALQLRLGETSTVDKAVTYFAAKEPGGDPDAVWRAGIAVAEVHSRLTFDEVFAQQQAYWAGVWERSDIAIEGDPQNQQGIRFCIFQLYQTLRGADPGANIGAKGLTGEAYNGHTFWDTETYCLPFYLFNNPAAARSLLEFRHRTLPQALERAKELDCDGAFYPIATIDGTESCGLWQHASLQLQVGSAVAYGIRHYVKISEDREFLYRQGVEMLIQISRCYASRGQWSPRSGEFGFYGVMGPDEFQLMVNHNCYLNFMARKTFEYTLATLQTMQSACPDRLADVAARTGLRPEELADWEAKAARMRLPQDRESGIYEEHDGFFDLPHLDIREIPVTDFPLYHHWSYDRLYRYDMIKQPDVLMFIFLYNQEFSPAVKRANYDYYEPRCIHESSLSPSIHSILATELGYHGQAFELCRFATRLDLDNYNRNTGQGLHTTSLAAAWMNIVYGFGGMRSDGERLLFRPVLPRPWQAYRFRIRYRGSTIAVAVGKENAEFQVVDGPPVRIGIYDEEYSIDAAGRTVAIPETHRV, from the coding sequence ATGCCGAAAGTAGCGAACCGTTATCTGGAAGTCGATCCCTGGCGGATCATTGAAAAATCGTTCCACCCGGAACAGAGCCTGGTCTCAGAGTCCATCTTCGCACTGGCCAATGAATACCTGGGCGTCCGGGGTTATTTTGAGGAAGGTTACAGCGGCCAACGGCTGGTGGGCAGCTATTGCAATGGTTTTTACGAAGAAGCTCCCGTGGCGCAGGCGGCCTCGTATAAAGGGTTCATCCATAAAACCCGGTTTATGGTCAATACCGTCGATTGGCTGTGGCTCAAGATCCGGCTGGCCGGAGAAACGCTCGATCTGGCGCGGAGCGCGGTCAGCGATTTCCAGCGGGTGCTCGATCTGCGGACCGGCCTCCTGGAGCGGGAATTCATCTGGCGGGCCCGGAACGGCCAGGCGCTCCGGATCTCCTTGCAGCGTTTGGTCAGCATGACCCATCCCCACTTGGGCTGGCAGCGGATCCGCCTGACGCCGCTGAACTTTTCCGGTCCGGTGGAGCTGGAGGCGGGATTAGACTTCGCTCCGGTTCACGAGGAAAAGGGCGAGAATTTCTGGAGCTGCCCGCGCCGGGAGTTGCGCGACGACGGTGTAGCCGTGCTCGGCCAGACGATCCACCTGGGGCGGCGGCTCTTCGCCGCCTTCAAGCTGCACCTGCCGCCCGCCGTGACGACCCAGCCGGTGGAACGGGAGAAATATAGCGGCCTGGGGTTCGCGCTGCAGCTGCGCCTGGGCGAAACCTCGACCGTGGATAAGGCGGTCACTTATTTTGCAGCCAAGGAGCCCGGCGGCGATCCGGACGCGGTCTGGCGGGCCGGCATAGCCGTGGCCGAGGTTCATTCGCGCTTGACCTTTGATGAAGTCTTCGCCCAACAGCAAGCCTACTGGGCCGGGGTGTGGGAGCGCTCCGACATCGCCATCGAAGGCGATCCCCAGAACCAGCAGGGGATCCGTTTTTGCATCTTTCAGCTGTATCAGACGCTGCGCGGGGCCGATCCGGGCGCCAATATCGGGGCCAAGGGATTGACGGGCGAGGCTTATAATGGGCACACCTTCTGGGACACCGAAACGTATTGCTTGCCGTTCTATCTGTTCAACAACCCGGCGGCCGCCAGGAGCCTGCTGGAGTTCCGCCACCGCACGCTGCCGCAGGCGCTGGAACGCGCCAAGGAACTGGACTGCGACGGCGCCTTTTATCCCATCGCCACCATCGACGGCACGGAGAGCTGCGGGCTGTGGCAGCACGCCAGCCTGCAACTGCAGGTCGGTTCGGCGGTCGCCTACGGCATCCGCCATTACGTGAAGATCAGCGAAGACCGGGAATTCCTCTACCGGCAAGGCGTTGAGATGCTGATCCAGATCAGCCGTTGTTACGCCAGCCGGGGACAGTGGAGCCCCCGTAGCGGCGAGTTCGGCTTTTACGGCGTGATGGGGCCCGATGAATTTCAGCTGATGGTCAACCATAACTGTTACCTGAATTTCATGGCCCGAAAGACCTTCGAGTATACCCTGGCGACGTTGCAAACGATGCAAAGCGCCTGCCCGGACCGGCTGGCCGATGTCGCGGCCAGGACGGGATTGCGCCCGGAGGAGCTGGCCGACTGGGAAGCGAAAGCCGCCAGGATGCGGTTGCCGCAGGACCGGGAGAGCGGCATTTATGAAGAGCACGACGGCTTTTTCGATCTGCCGCATCTGGACATCCGGGAGATTCCGGTGACGGATTTCCCCCTCTACCATCATTGGTCCTATGACCGGCTCTACCGCTACGATATGATCAAACAGCCCGATGTGCTGATGTTCATCTTCCTTTACAATCAAGAATTCAGCCCGGCCGTCAAGCGCGCCAATTACGATTATTACGAGCCGCGTTGCATTCACGAGTCGTCCCTCTCGCCGTCGATCCACTCGATCCTTGCCACCGAGCTCGGCTACCACGGCCAGGCGTTTGAGCTCTGCCGTTTCGCCACCCGCCTGGATCTGGACAATTATAACCGCAACACCGGCCAGGGATTGCATACCACTTCGCTGGCGGCGGCCTGGATGAATATTGTCTATGGTTTCGGCGGGATGCGCTCCGACGGAGAGCGGCTGCTCTTCCGACCGGTGCTGCCGCGGCCGTGGCAAGCCTATCGTTTCCGGATCCGCTACCGTGGTTCGACCATCGCGGTCGCCGTCGGGAAAGAGAACGCCGAATTCCAAGTGGTCGACGGTCCCCCGGTCCGGATCGGCATCTACGATGAAGAATATTCCATCGACGCCGCCGGACGGACTGTCGCCATCCCCGAGACCCACCGGGTCTAG
- a CDS encoding ABC transporter substrate-binding protein, whose protein sequence is MILRSGRKITVFLLIASLLAFTFATIVTVSAAENTIELKVVIDPDTPDNKARIEATLERIKRFEAANPGIKCKTIPYTYTTRQNFFVMQAAHNAPDVIDVWATECPMLVAKGWAVPLDNYLKKWDKYSWYSPNSFDPFRLNGKIWGVPWTGYVKHVIYNKRMFKEKGVPEPNLRWTWKDFVAAAVKLTDKEKGIAGFAPMTRGSEAGWALSDLIYQAGGEIETYRNGKYTAAFGSPEAIRALQFLKDLKWKYDVLPANWSNGWTDVFNVFGSGKAAIVWDGDWGRNVAINGQKMNPRDVGVALMPKGDGPKGRQAGVQGGRFFVINALCPPRNRDAAWKWLTFELWGEGNITRLESEATEARQNKQYRAQFEYFPLKPTSPFYKQWEATFAKHSDVLLSWGDEAFLNALPKTAHTEPPIEAQVVYGQVLAPIVQAVLSDKNAAPAKLLKEAAAKFQKEYLDNVKE, encoded by the coding sequence ATGATTTTGCGGTCTGGAAGGAAAATTACAGTGTTTTTGCTCATCGCGTCTTTGCTGGCGTTCACCTTTGCCACAATCGTCACGGTCAGCGCGGCGGAGAACACCATCGAGCTAAAAGTGGTGATCGACCCGGATACCCCCGACAATAAGGCCCGGATCGAGGCGACGCTGGAGCGGATCAAACGCTTTGAAGCAGCTAATCCCGGTATCAAGTGCAAAACCATTCCGTACACCTACACGACCCGCCAGAATTTCTTTGTGATGCAAGCGGCGCATAATGCTCCCGACGTCATCGACGTCTGGGCCACCGAATGCCCGATGCTGGTCGCCAAGGGCTGGGCCGTTCCGCTGGACAATTACCTGAAGAAATGGGACAAATACAGCTGGTACAGCCCGAATTCCTTTGACCCCTTCCGCCTGAACGGTAAAATCTGGGGAGTTCCCTGGACCGGATATGTCAAGCATGTGATTTACAATAAACGGATGTTCAAAGAGAAGGGCGTCCCCGAGCCCAACCTCCGCTGGACCTGGAAAGATTTTGTCGCGGCTGCCGTGAAGCTGACCGACAAGGAAAAAGGGATCGCCGGTTTCGCGCCGATGACGCGCGGCAGTGAAGCGGGCTGGGCGCTGAGCGATCTCATTTACCAGGCCGGCGGGGAGATCGAGACCTACCGGAACGGCAAGTATACCGCCGCCTTCGGCTCGCCCGAAGCCATCCGGGCGCTGCAATTCCTGAAAGATCTGAAGTGGAAATATGACGTGCTCCCCGCCAACTGGAGCAACGGCTGGACCGACGTATTCAACGTCTTTGGCTCCGGCAAAGCGGCCATCGTCTGGGACGGCGACTGGGGCCGCAACGTGGCCATCAACGGCCAGAAGATGAATCCCAGGGACGTCGGCGTGGCGCTGATGCCCAAGGGCGACGGACCCAAAGGCCGCCAAGCCGGCGTGCAGGGCGGACGCTTCTTTGTCATCAATGCCTTGTGCCCGCCCAGGAACCGGGACGCCGCCTGGAAATGGCTGACCTTCGAACTGTGGGGCGAAGGGAACATCACCCGCCTGGAGAGCGAAGCGACCGAAGCCCGGCAGAACAAGCAATACCGCGCCCAGTTTGAGTATTTCCCGCTCAAACCCACCAGCCCCTTTTATAAGCAATGGGAAGCGACCTTCGCCAAGCATTCCGATGTTCTGTTATCCTGGGGCGACGAAGCTTTCTTGAACGCCCTGCCGAAGACCGCCCACACCGAACCGCCGATCGAGGCGCAAGTGGTCTACGGCCAGGTATTGGCGCCCATCGTTCAGGCGGTATTGAGCGATAAAAACGCCGCTCCGGCCAAACTCCTGAAAGAGGCCGCCGCCAAGTTCCAGAAGGAATATCTGGATAACGTGAAGGAATAA
- a CDS encoding carbohydrate ABC transporter permease: MNPTMIKPAGERPESLPQGSRLRQFFRVNGIGLAFLLPALCFYTLFQWGPILYNFLLAFQNYTPGLPPVWVGLQNFQRVLSDSVLPQAIANTFAFAGWALLIGYAVPIVAAIVITELRRGRAFFRLAIYLPNIIPAIALYIMWIYMFHPTVGLLNQILQFFGLPGLEWLLAPKLALVSLVIMSTWANFGSTAVLYMASITAIQAELYEAAEIDGAGIGARIRHITLPALQPTMVLLLLLQLLATLQVLQEPFVMTGGGPNNATMTLMYLAYNYAFVNAEFGKAGALGMLLFLLLMVLSLIYVKLTKVVGQK, from the coding sequence TTGAATCCGACAATGATCAAGCCGGCCGGGGAACGGCCGGAGAGTCTGCCGCAGGGCTCGAGGCTCCGCCAGTTTTTCCGGGTCAACGGGATCGGGCTGGCGTTTCTCCTCCCGGCGCTCTGCTTTTATACGCTGTTTCAATGGGGCCCGATCCTCTACAATTTTTTGCTGGCGTTTCAGAACTATACGCCGGGCCTGCCGCCGGTATGGGTGGGCCTCCAGAACTTCCAGCGGGTCTTGAGCGACTCGGTGCTGCCCCAAGCGATCGCCAACACTTTCGCCTTCGCCGGTTGGGCGCTGCTCATCGGCTATGCGGTGCCGATCGTCGCCGCCATCGTCATCACCGAGCTCCGCCGGGGACGGGCCTTTTTCCGGCTGGCGATCTATCTTCCCAATATCATCCCGGCCATTGCCCTGTATATCATGTGGATTTATATGTTCCATCCCACGGTGGGGCTGCTCAATCAGATATTGCAATTTTTCGGGCTGCCGGGTCTCGAATGGCTGCTCGCGCCGAAGCTGGCGCTGGTGTCCCTGGTGATCATGAGCACCTGGGCCAATTTCGGCAGCACCGCCGTGCTCTATATGGCCAGCATCACCGCGATCCAGGCCGAATTGTACGAGGCGGCCGAGATCGACGGCGCCGGAATCGGGGCGCGGATCCGCCATATCACCCTGCCCGCGCTGCAGCCGACCATGGTCTTGCTGCTGTTGCTGCAGCTCCTGGCGACCTTGCAGGTCTTGCAGGAACCTTTTGTGATGACCGGGGGCGGCCCCAACAACGCCACCATGACGCTGATGTATCTGGCCTACAATTACGCGTTTGTCAACGCGGAGTTCGGCAAGGCCGGCGCCTTGGGCATGCTGCTTTTCCTGCTGCTGATGGTGTTATCCCTGATCTATGTGAAACTCACCAAAGTGGTGGGCCAAAAGTAA